One Brassica oleracea var. oleracea cultivar TO1000 chromosome C7, BOL, whole genome shotgun sequence genomic window carries:
- the LOC106304355 gene encoding E3 ubiquitin-protein ligase AIP2-like: MFTHPRTIFTHQRFRKPQKKKSMAEFHLPSEIDNEEEDFEDNTNFIDEEYLNYLHCMASRSNHGHETFGSYDEIFGRVLGNSSSTRRQETAEELPVVELTAEELIDRGLVVCAICREELTANERLSELPCSHCYHKDCISNWLSNRNTCPLEKVD; encoded by the coding sequence ATGTTCACACATCCTCGTACTATCTTCACACATCAACGTTTCCGAAAACCTCAAAAAAAAAAATCAATGGCAGAGTTTCATCTTCCTTCAGAGATCGACAACGAAGAAGAAGATTTTGAAGACAACACTAATTTCATCGACGAGGAGTACCTCAACTACCTTCACTGCATGGCTTCACGGAGCAACCATGGACATGAGACGTTTGGGTCTTACGATGAAATCTTTGGTCGAGTGTTGGGAAATTCGTCTTCTACACGGCGGCAGGAAACGGCGGAGGAACTTCCGGTGGTGGAGTTGACGGCTGAGGAACTGATCGATAGAGGTTTGGTGGTTTGTGCCATCTGTAGAGAGGAGCTTACTGCTAATGAGAGACTCTCTGAGCTTCCGTGTAGCCATTGTTATCACAAAGACTGTATCTCGAACTGGTTGAGTAATCGGAACACTTGTCCTCTTGAAAAGGTGGATTGA